TTGGTTTACCGGTTACGGAACGAATTGAAAGTGCTGCCCCACCACGAGTATCACCGTCTAGCTTAGTTAAAACGACACCAGTGATTTCTAATTGTTCATTAAAACTTTCAGCCACATTAACAGCATCTTGCCCAGTCATTGAGTCAACTACCAGTAAAATTTCGGTTGGAGTTGCGATTTCCTTCACTTGTTTTAGTTCGTCCATGAGTGTTTCGTCGATATGCAAACGTCCAGCAGTATCAATAATAACATAGTCCAAATGGTCTTCTTTTGCTTTTTCAATTGCTTGTTTGGCAATTTCTACTGGGCTAACTTGATCTCCTAAAGAGAAAACAGGCATGTCCAGTTGTTTCCCCAGTGTTTCTAATTGTTTAATTGCTGCCGGACGGTATATATCTGCTGCAACAAGTAATGGTTTACGATTATATTTTTTCCGTAATAAATTGGCTAGTTTGCCGGAAGTGGTTGTTTTACCAGCTCCTTGCAAACCGACCATCATAATAACTGTTGGTGGGCGATCGGCTGTACCAATTTTGCTTTCCTCTCCGCCCATAAGGTTGGTTAGTTCTTCTTGCACGATTTTGATGACTTGTTGACCTGGTGTTAAACTCTTCATTACATCAGCGCCAACTGCTCTTTCACTGACAGTTTTGATAAATTGTTTCACGACTTTAAAGTTAACATCGGCTTCTAGTAAAGCGAGACGAACTTCACGCATCATTTCTTTTACATCTGCTTCGTTTACTTTTCCTTTACCGCGAATTTTGTTCATTGTTTCTTGGAGTCTTCCAGCTAGTCCTTCAAATGCCATGATTCTGGCCTCCTAATCGATATTTTTAAGCTGTTCGAGCGTTTTAGTTATATGCTCATCCAGATAGTTCTTCGCTTTTAATTGTGCTTCTAACTCGCCAAAGAGTTTTTCTCGTTGTTGATATTTTTTTAGCATCCCTAGTTTTTCTTCGTATTTTTCTAGGCTTTCTTCGGTTCTTTTAATATTATCATAAATGGCTTGTCTACTCACTTCAAATTCTTCGGCAATTTCACCAAGCGAGTAATCGTCCAAGTAATAAAAAGAAACATAGGCTTTTTGTTTTGTTGTTAGTAATTCTTGATAAAAATCAAATAATAAATTCATTCGGTTTGTCTTCTCAAACAAGGCATTTCACCTCTCTCCTTTTAAAGGATACGGGGAAATCACGGGAATGTCAAGGAAGGTTAAACAAAAAAGAAAAAAGCCAGAATGACAAGAATCATTCGGCTTTTATTGTTTATTTTTCATTGTCCACCATATCAGCAAATAAGCCATAAACATATTCATTTGCATCGAAAGCTTGCAAATCATCCATTTGTTCTCCGAGACCGACAAATTTCACAGGGATATGAAGTTCATTCCGGATAGCAATCACGATACCGCCTTTTGCCGTCCCATCGAGTTTTGTTAAGATAATACCAGTAACATCCGTTGTTTCTTTAAATTGTTTTGCTTGAACAAAGGCATTTTGACCAGTTGTTGCATCAAGAACAAGTAATACTTCATGTGGGGCATTCGGAATTTCACGAGTGATCACGCGTTTTACTTTTTCAAGTTCGTTCATTAAGTTGACCTTGTTTTGCAAGCGACCAGCTGTGTCACATAGTAAGATATCGGCTTTTCTTGCTTTGGCTGCTTGAACGGCATCAAACATAACGGCTGCCGGGTCGCTTCCTTCTGCTTGTTTGATGACATCTACGCCAGTGCGCTCGCCCCAAACTTCCAGTTGTTCAATGGCTCCAGCACGGAATGTATCTCCAGCAGCAAGCATCACTTTTTTTCCTTCTTGTTTGAAACGATGTGCCATTTTTCCAATCGAGGTTGTTTTTCCAACACCGTTTACACCAACGAATAAAATGACAGTCAAACCATCTTTTTCGATATGGAGCGCTTCTTCTTCCTCTTCATCCCCT
The nucleotide sequence above comes from Listeria ivanovii subsp. londoniensis. Encoded proteins:
- the ffh gene encoding signal recognition particle protein, giving the protein MAFEGLAGRLQETMNKIRGKGKVNEADVKEMMREVRLALLEADVNFKVVKQFIKTVSERAVGADVMKSLTPGQQVIKIVQEELTNLMGGEESKIGTADRPPTVIMMVGLQGAGKTTTSGKLANLLRKKYNRKPLLVAADIYRPAAIKQLETLGKQLDMPVFSLGDQVSPVEIAKQAIEKAKEDHLDYVIIDTAGRLHIDETLMDELKQVKEIATPTEILLVVDSMTGQDAVNVAESFNEQLEITGVVLTKLDGDTRGGAALSIRSVTGKPIKFIATGEKMEALETFHPDRMASRILGMGDVLSLIEKAQTDVDTEKMKVMEQKMKDNSMTLDDFLEQLQQVKQMGPLDELLKMMPGAGKMKGLDNMQVDDKQLGHIEAIIKSMTKNEKDNPDIINASRRKRIARGSGRPIQEINRLLKQFTEMKKMMKQMTGGGKGKKGKNPFGNFKMPF
- a CDS encoding putative DNA-binding protein, with translation MFEKTNRMNLLFDFYQELLTTKQKAYVSFYYLDDYSLGEIAEEFEVSRQAIYDNIKRTEESLEKYEEKLGMLKKYQQREKLFGELEAQLKAKNYLDEHITKTLEQLKNID
- the ftsY gene encoding signal recognition particle-docking protein FtsY; its protein translation is MTFFKKLKDKITQQTDSVTGKFKDGLSKTRGNFSGKINEMVARYRKVDEDFFEELEEILIGADVGFETVMELVETLRREVQLRNISDPKDVQEVIVEKLVDIYQGDEEEEEALHIEKDGLTVILFVGVNGVGKTTSIGKMAHRFKQEGKKVMLAAGDTFRAGAIEQLEVWGERTGVDVIKQAEGSDPAAVMFDAVQAAKARKADILLCDTAGRLQNKVNLMNELEKVKRVITREIPNAPHEVLLVLDATTGQNAFVQAKQFKETTDVTGIILTKLDGTAKGGIVIAIRNELHIPVKFVGLGEQMDDLQAFDANEYVYGLFADMVDNEK